From a single Natronorubrum tibetense GA33 genomic region:
- the srp19 gene encoding signal recognition particle subunit SRP19 translates to MVENVIWPAYLDAGLSRAEGRRVSQDLAVEEPTVDEIAKSVQQIGYDATIERDKAYSREHWADRGRVVVRGADDSTKNDLVQAVAAYVAAMRD, encoded by the coding sequence ATGGTCGAGAACGTCATCTGGCCCGCCTATCTCGATGCGGGCCTCTCACGGGCCGAGGGTCGGCGCGTGTCCCAGGATCTCGCAGTCGAAGAGCCGACGGTCGACGAAATCGCCAAGTCCGTCCAGCAGATCGGGTACGACGCCACGATCGAGCGGGACAAAGCCTACTCCCGGGAGCACTGGGCCGACCGGGGCCGAGTCGTCGTCCGCGGGGCCGACGACTCGACGAAGAACGACCTCGTCCAGGCCGTGGCGGCGTACGTCGCCGCGATGCGAGACTGA
- a CDS encoding H/ACA ribonucleoprotein complex subunit GAR1, giving the protein MRRVGSVVRTAQGLAVLRTDDTEGDASDSSDAIRNEIGTMVLNDSLETVGRVVDVFGPVDRPYIAVTPDSGVHLPSLVGSTLYAR; this is encoded by the coding sequence ATGCGCCGGGTTGGCTCCGTCGTCCGAACTGCACAGGGACTCGCCGTGTTGCGAACGGACGACACCGAAGGCGACGCATCCGACTCGAGCGACGCGATCCGCAACGAGATCGGCACGATGGTGCTGAACGACTCACTCGAGACGGTCGGACGCGTCGTCGACGTCTTCGGCCCCGTCGACCGTCCGTACATCGCGGTGACGCCGGACAGCGGCGTCCACCTGCCGTCGCTCGTCGGCTCGACGCTCTACGCTCGGTAG
- a CDS encoding presenilin family intramembrane aspartyl protease PSH, whose product MNHRTRVYLAVAFTVALFLGVQLGALALVDPFQEAGHQAVEDPDDPTNSAVYFGIILGATALMLVTFKYDVQWLIKAMIIGVSVMLAWFVFAELVPPVVTVGEVNALAALAALVVGAALLFYPEWYVIDATGVVMGAGAAALFGISFGLLPAILLLAVLAVYDAISVYRTEHMLDLAEGVMDLKIPVVLVIPTSLSYSYLASGSTDGVLEDDDADSDDGSTQVDGSNADAVGESSADDATPNPDDSDTDTDELSEAEQERDALFIGLGDAVIPTILVASAAYFLDVGTIDVPGIALNVPALGALVGTIAGLLVLMYMVLKGRPHAGLPLLNGGAIGGYLLGALASGLSLAAAFGL is encoded by the coding sequence ATGAACCATCGGACACGCGTCTATCTCGCCGTCGCGTTCACCGTGGCGCTCTTTCTCGGCGTCCAACTCGGCGCGCTGGCGCTGGTCGACCCCTTCCAGGAGGCCGGCCACCAGGCCGTCGAGGATCCCGACGATCCGACGAACAGCGCGGTCTACTTCGGCATTATCCTCGGTGCGACCGCGCTCATGCTCGTGACGTTCAAGTACGATGTCCAGTGGCTGATCAAGGCCATGATCATCGGCGTCAGCGTGATGCTCGCCTGGTTCGTCTTCGCCGAACTCGTGCCGCCGGTCGTCACCGTCGGCGAGGTCAACGCTCTCGCGGCTCTCGCCGCGCTCGTCGTCGGCGCGGCCCTCCTGTTCTACCCCGAGTGGTACGTCATCGACGCCACAGGTGTCGTCATGGGAGCCGGTGCCGCGGCACTCTTCGGGATCAGTTTCGGACTCCTGCCGGCGATCTTACTGCTCGCCGTCCTCGCCGTCTACGACGCCATCAGCGTCTACCGAACCGAACACATGCTCGACCTGGCCGAGGGCGTGATGGACCTCAAGATCCCCGTCGTGCTCGTCATCCCGACGAGCCTCTCCTACTCGTATCTCGCGTCGGGCAGCACGGACGGCGTTCTCGAGGACGACGATGCCGACAGTGATGATGGCTCGACCCAGGTAGACGGCTCGAACGCCGACGCCGTCGGTGAGTCGAGCGCGGACGATGCGACTCCGAACCCCGACGATAGCGACACCGATACCGACGAGCTATCCGAAGCAGAACAGGAGCGCGACGCGCTCTTTATTGGGCTCGGCGACGCCGTCATCCCGACGATTCTCGTCGCGAGTGCCGCATACTTCCTCGATGTCGGCACGATCGACGTCCCCGGCATCGCGCTGAACGTTCCCGCACTCGGCGCGCTGGTCGGCACCATCGCCGGACTCCTCGTCCTCATGTACATGGTCCTCAAGGGCCGACCGCACGCGGGACTCCCCCTGCTCAACGGTGGGGCCATCGGCGGCTACCTGCTCGGGGCGCTCGCGAGCGGGCTCTCGCTCGCCGCCGCGTTCGGACTGTAA
- a CDS encoding DUF6517 family protein, with the protein MNRRQFVAAAAVGAAGAFAGCVSDILDDITTFEASPIRVSPDAADDAGYEYRGTEERVEEREFGGENVETTNYISQYVRTIDVPFAGLSSEVDAGVFALVSTPQVAVAGESFNPVGDMSEAELAEYVQEEYDELEIDSNVGGRAIEAEDLESTISLETYDGTATLQGETGVDVYVDIARLSYDEDHLVVIGVYPDDDDIPLDDERERVDTLIAGIEHGDDIEVDIVESDSDGDDAESDDGGEDE; encoded by the coding sequence ATGAATCGACGACAGTTCGTTGCCGCGGCTGCGGTCGGTGCCGCCGGTGCATTTGCGGGTTGTGTCAGCGATATTCTCGACGACATCACGACGTTCGAGGCGTCGCCGATCCGCGTCTCGCCGGACGCCGCAGACGACGCCGGCTACGAGTATCGAGGCACCGAAGAGCGGGTCGAAGAGCGGGAGTTCGGCGGCGAGAACGTCGAAACCACGAACTATATCAGCCAGTACGTTCGGACCATCGACGTGCCGTTCGCCGGGCTCAGTTCCGAGGTCGACGCCGGTGTCTTCGCGCTCGTTTCGACGCCACAGGTCGCCGTCGCGGGAGAGAGCTTCAACCCCGTCGGCGACATGAGCGAAGCGGAACTCGCCGAGTACGTCCAGGAAGAGTACGACGAACTCGAGATCGACAGCAACGTCGGCGGGCGGGCTATCGAAGCGGAGGACCTCGAGTCGACGATCTCACTCGAGACGTACGACGGGACGGCGACGCTACAGGGAGAAACGGGTGTCGACGTCTACGTCGATATCGCCCGGCTCAGTTACGACGAGGACCACCTCGTGGTCATCGGGGTCTATCCCGATGACGACGATATTCCGCTGGACGACGAGCGAGAGCGTGTCGATACACTGATCGCCGGCATCGAGCACGGCGACGATATTGAGGTCGATATCGTCGAGAGCGATAGCGACGGCGACGATGCCGAATCAGATGACGGCGGCGAGGACGAGTAG
- the cysS gene encoding cysteine--tRNA ligase produces the protein MTLHVTNTLTGEREPFEPQDPENVLLYYCGLTVSDPPHLGHARSWVHVDVMHRWLEYLGYDVRHVENFTDVNEKIVARVGEDDLGEDEAAVAESYIEHTLEDMRSLNLLRAEVYPRVSEHVPEIVDLVETLIEKGYAYESNGSVYFDVTSFDEYGKLSNQELDEIESQGDPDERTEKRHPADFALWKAGSVDENAVHEHRHEGVDHCDHTPEGQTWDSPWGEGRPGWHIECSAMSMTHLDETLDLHVGGRDLVFPHHENEIAQSEAATDQQFANYWLHCELFQMDDEKMSSSLGNFVTVDEAVDRWGTNVLRTFLTAGSYNSKQLYSDETIAEAEERWDRLERAYEAAVDAVDSTAARTKVDDESLRTAVDDARDSFVEAMNDDFNTREGQSALLSIATAVNSHLENRSEFDYRGLRRAVDALEKLGAVLGLSFVGETTGTADLAGDVVDLVLDVREQERADGNYDRADELRDELEALGIEVQDTDDGASYRLPSGK, from the coding sequence ATGACCCTGCACGTGACGAACACGTTGACGGGCGAACGCGAGCCGTTCGAGCCACAGGATCCCGAGAACGTTCTGCTCTACTACTGTGGCCTGACGGTTTCGGACCCGCCACATTTGGGCCACGCCCGCTCGTGGGTCCACGTCGACGTCATGCACCGCTGGCTCGAGTACCTCGGGTACGACGTGCGTCACGTCGAGAACTTCACCGACGTCAACGAGAAGATCGTCGCCCGCGTGGGCGAAGACGATCTCGGCGAGGACGAAGCGGCCGTCGCGGAGAGCTACATCGAGCACACGCTCGAGGATATGCGCTCGCTCAATCTCCTGCGGGCGGAGGTCTATCCCCGCGTCTCCGAGCACGTCCCGGAAATCGTCGACCTCGTCGAGACGCTGATCGAGAAGGGCTACGCCTACGAGTCGAACGGCTCGGTCTACTTCGACGTCACCAGTTTCGACGAGTACGGCAAGCTCTCGAACCAGGAACTCGACGAGATCGAATCCCAGGGCGACCCCGACGAGCGGACGGAAAAGCGCCATCCCGCGGACTTCGCACTCTGGAAGGCCGGAAGCGTCGACGAAAACGCCGTCCACGAACACCGCCACGAGGGTGTCGACCACTGCGATCACACTCCCGAGGGACAGACCTGGGACTCGCCGTGGGGCGAGGGCCGCCCGGGCTGGCACATCGAGTGCTCGGCGATGAGCATGACGCACTTAGACGAGACGCTGGACCTCCACGTCGGCGGTCGAGACCTCGTCTTCCCCCACCACGAAAACGAGATCGCCCAGTCGGAAGCCGCGACCGACCAGCAGTTCGCGAACTACTGGCTCCACTGCGAACTGTTCCAGATGGACGACGAGAAGATGTCCTCGAGTCTGGGCAACTTCGTCACCGTCGACGAGGCCGTCGACCGGTGGGGGACGAACGTGTTGCGAACCTTCCTCACCGCGGGATCGTACAACAGCAAGCAGCTCTACTCCGACGAGACGATCGCCGAGGCCGAGGAGCGTTGGGACCGACTCGAGCGGGCCTACGAGGCGGCCGTCGACGCGGTCGATTCGACCGCTGCGCGCACGAAAGTAGACGACGAGTCGTTGCGAACGGCCGTCGACGACGCTCGCGACTCGTTCGTCGAGGCCATGAACGACGACTTCAACACTCGAGAGGGCCAATCGGCCCTGCTGTCGATCGCGACCGCGGTCAACTCCCATCTCGAGAATCGTTCGGAGTTCGACTACCGAGGGCTTCGGCGGGCCGTCGACGCGCTCGAGAAACTCGGTGCCGTCCTCGGGCTTTCCTTCGTCGGCGAGACGACGGGGACGGCCGACCTCGCAGGAGACGTCGTCGACCTCGTTCTCGACGTCCGCGAGCAGGAGCGGGCCGACGGGAACTACGACCGGGCCGACGAGTTGCGCGACGAACTCGAGGCGCTCGGCATCGAAGTACAGGATACGGACGACGGGGCGAGCTATCGGCTTCCCTCCGGGAAGTAG
- a CDS encoding DUF7523 family protein, protein MSLAAETRRAADDHPFLRTALRAGVVNYTAAARFLEIDGEVDAVATALRRYAEELPAYERDARDVRVRMESGIGPVDAGSDDALIAVGGTSFGFDGGDRTAIVAAGDVDAAALAAVLQGLSLEEIIPASAAVGGDSIVVVVDRLEGANALRAVENALEAVPSSGE, encoded by the coding sequence ATGTCACTGGCAGCCGAGACTCGCCGTGCTGCAGACGACCATCCGTTTCTTCGCACGGCGCTGCGGGCGGGCGTCGTGAACTACACCGCCGCTGCCCGGTTTCTCGAGATCGACGGCGAGGTCGACGCGGTCGCGACAGCGCTGCGGCGGTACGCCGAGGAGTTGCCGGCGTACGAGCGCGACGCTCGCGACGTACGGGTCAGAATGGAGAGCGGGATCGGTCCGGTCGACGCCGGATCGGACGACGCGCTGATCGCCGTCGGCGGGACGTCGTTCGGATTTGATGGGGGCGATCGGACGGCGATTGTCGCGGCGGGAGATGTCGACGCGGCCGCGCTCGCTGCGGTCTTACAGGGACTGAGTCTCGAGGAGATCATTCCCGCTTCGGCCGCCGTTGGCGGTGACTCGATTGTCGTCGTCGTCGACCGACTCGAGGGGGCGAACGCGCTGCGAGCGGTCGAGAACGCGCTCGAGGCCGTTCCGTCGAGCGGCGAGTGA
- a CDS encoding BolA family protein, translated as MDLDDIEELIESNLEDADATVTHARDKHDDDHLAATVISPAFDGVPLVQQHQQVYDALGDHMTTDIHALELSTYTPEEHDEYEG; from the coding sequence ATGGATCTGGACGATATCGAGGAACTCATCGAATCGAATCTCGAGGACGCAGACGCCACGGTCACGCACGCACGCGACAAACACGACGACGACCATCTCGCGGCGACCGTGATCTCGCCGGCGTTCGACGGCGTCCCGCTGGTCCAGCAACACCAGCAGGTCTACGACGCCCTCGGCGATCACATGACGACCGACATCCACGCCCTCGAGCTATCGACGTACACGCCCGAGGAGCACGACGAGTACGAGGGGTGA
- a CDS encoding PH domain-containing protein, with amino-acid sequence MESLHPRIRLLWIAQGAITAVVLGVVLALVDQWITDVPTVAIAGVAAFALLLGIVYAVRLYQVWKFELQNDALYLERGVVTFVETAVPFVRVQHVDTQFGPIERALGLSSVVVYTAGSRNADVRIPGLTPDRARDLQDTLRELAVESEADDAV; translated from the coding sequence ATGGAATCGCTTCACCCCCGCATCAGGCTGCTCTGGATCGCGCAGGGAGCGATCACGGCGGTCGTCCTCGGCGTCGTCCTCGCGCTCGTCGATCAGTGGATTACCGACGTTCCCACGGTCGCCATCGCCGGCGTCGCCGCGTTCGCACTGCTACTCGGGATCGTCTACGCCGTCCGTCTCTATCAGGTCTGGAAGTTCGAACTCCAGAACGACGCGCTCTATCTGGAGCGCGGCGTCGTCACGTTCGTCGAGACCGCGGTCCCGTTCGTCCGCGTCCAGCACGTCGACACGCAGTTCGGACCGATCGAACGCGCGCTCGGACTCTCGAGCGTCGTCGTCTACACCGCGGGCTCCCGAAACGCGGACGTTCGGATTCCGGGACTGACGCCCGACCGTGCCCGGGATTTGCAGGACACGCTTCGCGAACTCGCCGTCGAGAGCGAAGCCGACGACGCTGTCTGA
- a CDS encoding PH domain-containing protein, which produces MNRLHPLSAIAYGLQYGFIWLWIPMVLVLVLGGIIDPVSPAWFPVAAPLGFVAGVAYGIGYYYRFEYGITPDTFDVASGVFARRSREIPYGRIQNVDVRQGVFQRLFGLATLSIETAGGGATEATLNFVSESEANRLQEQIRRRTADAKDRRRKRESSPAEEREPVDETGEITTESDETATPTDTEHSADPDPTVPSSDPTESRRDRAPTYEPPRRRKLFDLESRELLLYSFTSFRPAAAAAVLGLFFIATDTFIELLVTIAQPVGGPESIGEGTTTNYGVLTLVSMINGIVITYMLSVAYTFATYYDFRLGRADEDFVYERGLLQRYSGSIPVEKVQSVTVTANPLQRLIGYAGLWVETAGYGPDSNGGSQSAVPLAKQGRVHRFTENLTDVETPKFRSPPTMARRRYLVRYSMIAAVIVAIFFGIAQVTALDRWYLAAIVFAAVPPAAHLKYVHLGYYVGEDHLVIRRGFWSRRTTVIPYYRIQTVSTRRSIFQRRLGLASLVVDTASSRTFFWATPTIYDVDLEDARGVQRASRKRLQSALRERARDDDLGLSVDFT; this is translated from the coding sequence ATGAATCGACTACATCCACTGAGCGCGATCGCGTACGGCCTCCAGTACGGCTTCATCTGGCTGTGGATCCCGATGGTGCTCGTCCTCGTCCTGGGCGGGATCATCGATCCGGTCAGTCCGGCCTGGTTCCCCGTGGCCGCACCGCTCGGATTCGTCGCCGGCGTCGCCTACGGAATCGGCTACTACTACCGGTTCGAGTACGGCATCACGCCGGACACGTTTGACGTCGCCTCCGGCGTCTTCGCGCGTCGGTCCCGGGAAATTCCGTACGGTCGCATTCAGAACGTCGACGTTCGACAGGGCGTCTTCCAGCGGCTGTTCGGGCTCGCGACTCTCTCGATCGAAACTGCTGGCGGCGGTGCCACCGAAGCCACGTTGAACTTCGTCAGCGAGTCCGAAGCCAACCGGCTCCAGGAACAGATTCGACGCCGAACGGCCGACGCAAAAGACCGTCGACGCAAGCGCGAGTCGTCGCCCGCTGAGGAGCGAGAACCGGTCGACGAAACCGGCGAGATAACGACCGAGAGCGACGAGACGGCGACACCGACCGATACGGAGCATTCCGCTGATCCCGACCCAACCGTTCCGTCGTCGGACCCGACCGAGAGCCGACGGGATCGCGCGCCAACGTACGAACCTCCGCGTCGCCGAAAGCTGTTCGACCTCGAGTCGCGAGAACTGCTGCTCTACTCCTTTACGTCGTTCCGACCCGCGGCCGCGGCGGCCGTGCTGGGGCTGTTTTTCATCGCGACGGACACGTTCATCGAACTGCTCGTGACGATCGCTCAACCGGTCGGCGGTCCCGAATCGATCGGCGAAGGGACGACTACCAACTACGGCGTCCTGACGCTCGTCTCGATGATCAACGGGATCGTCATCACGTATATGTTGAGCGTCGCCTACACGTTCGCCACCTACTACGACTTCCGGCTGGGTCGCGCCGACGAGGACTTCGTCTACGAACGGGGCCTTCTCCAGCGCTACAGCGGATCGATCCCCGTCGAGAAGGTCCAATCGGTGACGGTGACGGCCAATCCGCTCCAGCGACTCATCGGTTACGCCGGCCTCTGGGTCGAGACGGCCGGCTACGGGCCCGACAGCAACGGCGGCAGTCAGTCAGCCGTGCCGCTGGCCAAACAGGGTCGCGTCCATCGGTTCACGGAAAACCTGACCGACGTGGAGACGCCGAAATTCCGGAGTCCGCCGACGATGGCTCGCCGTCGCTACCTTGTCCGGTACTCGATGATCGCCGCCGTTATCGTCGCGATTTTCTTCGGTATCGCGCAAGTGACCGCTCTCGATCGCTGGTATCTAGCTGCAATCGTCTTTGCAGCGGTGCCCCCCGCGGCGCACCTGAAGTACGTCCACCTCGGCTACTACGTTGGGGAGGACCACCTCGTCATCCGGCGCGGCTTCTGGAGTCGCCGAACCACCGTGATTCCCTACTACCGAATCCAGACGGTTTCGACCCGGCGATCGATTTTCCAGCGCCGCCTCGGACTGGCGTCGTTGGTCGTCGACACGGCGAGTTCGCGGACGTTCTTCTGGGCGACGCCGACGATCTACGACGTCGACCTCGAGGACGCACGCGGCGTCCAGCGCGCCAGTCGCAAACGCCTGCAGTCGGCGCTCCGCGAACGCGCCCGTGACGACGATCTGGGGCTGTCGGTCGACTTCACCTGA
- a CDS encoding class II fumarate hydratase — protein sequence MGDEDTDYRIEEDSLGEMQVPKDAYWGAQTQRAIQNFPISGISFSRRFVRALGVVKKGAAQANRDLDLIEDDVAEAIIEAADEVIAGEHDDQFPVDVFQTGSGTSSNMNANEVIANRAAEIMGSEIGDRVVHPNDHVNYGQSSNDVIPTAMHVASLEAVEKDVIPALDTLREALERKEEEFDDVVKTGRTHLQDATPVTLGQEFGGYRTQVEKGLGRVDNVREHLAELALGGTATGTGLNTHEEFPGRAAEYITKETGVQFREADNHFEAQAAHDAMSEAHGALRVIAGSLNKIANDLRLLASGPRNGLGEIEQPENQPGSSIMPGKINPVVAEAVNQVHKQVVGNDAAVAAGAAEGQIDLNLYKPVLAHNFLESAELISNSSQVFAERFVDPLEANAEYCEERVEQSMAMATSLNVHIGYDKASEVAKTALKEDKTVREVVLEKGYLSEEEADEVLDPRKMTERGILGQDD from the coding sequence ATGGGAGACGAAGACACGGACTACCGTATCGAGGAGGACAGTCTCGGCGAGATGCAGGTTCCAAAGGACGCCTACTGGGGCGCACAGACCCAGCGGGCCATTCAGAACTTCCCCATTTCGGGCATCTCCTTCAGTCGACGATTCGTCCGCGCGCTCGGCGTCGTCAAGAAGGGTGCCGCACAGGCCAACCGCGACCTCGACCTGATCGAGGACGACGTCGCCGAGGCGATCATCGAGGCCGCCGACGAGGTCATCGCCGGCGAACACGACGACCAGTTCCCGGTCGATGTCTTCCAGACCGGCTCCGGAACCTCCTCTAACATGAACGCCAACGAGGTCATCGCCAACCGCGCCGCCGAGATCATGGGCTCGGAGATCGGCGACCGCGTCGTCCACCCCAACGACCACGTCAACTACGGCCAGTCGTCTAACGACGTCATCCCGACCGCGATGCACGTCGCCTCCCTCGAGGCCGTCGAGAAGGACGTTATCCCTGCCCTCGACACGCTTCGTGAGGCGCTCGAGCGCAAAGAGGAGGAGTTCGACGATGTCGTCAAGACGGGCCGAACGCACCTCCAAGACGCGACGCCAGTCACGCTCGGCCAGGAGTTCGGCGGCTACCGCACGCAGGTCGAGAAAGGACTCGGGCGCGTGGACAACGTTCGCGAACACCTCGCCGAACTCGCGCTTGGCGGAACCGCGACGGGAACCGGCCTCAATACGCACGAGGAGTTCCCCGGCCGCGCCGCCGAGTACATCACCAAAGAGACCGGCGTCCAGTTCCGCGAGGCCGACAACCACTTCGAGGCCCAGGCCGCCCACGACGCGATGAGCGAGGCCCACGGCGCACTCCGAGTGATTGCGGGCTCGCTGAACAAGATCGCGAACGATCTTCGACTGTTGGCTTCCGGTCCGCGAAACGGGCTCGGAGAGATCGAACAGCCCGAGAACCAGCCCGGTTCGTCGATCATGCCCGGCAAGATCAACCCGGTCGTCGCCGAGGCCGTCAATCAGGTCCACAAACAGGTCGTCGGCAACGACGCCGCCGTCGCAGCGGGCGCAGCGGAGGGTCAGATCGACCTCAACCTCTACAAGCCCGTCCTCGCGCACAACTTCCTCGAGTCGGCGGAACTCATCTCGAACTCGAGCCAGGTCTTCGCCGAGCGCTTCGTTGATCCGCTCGAGGCGAACGCGGAGTACTGCGAAGAGCGCGTCGAGCAGTCGATGGCGATGGCCACTTCACTCAACGTTCACATCGGCTACGATAAGGCCAGCGAAGTCGCCAAAACTGCACTCAAGGAGGACAAAACGGTTCGCGAGGTCGTCCTCGAGAAGGGCTATCTCAGCGAGGAGGAAGCCGACGAGGTCCTCGATCCCCGGAAGATGACCGAGCGCGGCATCCTCGGTCAGGACGACTGA
- a CDS encoding HVO_2901 family zinc finger protein — protein MHTCRNCNQSFQTELALELHRDTCKKGQLFCQVCGDRFREGDATQDGWHYECPNDECEGDGLQEDLYRVDDVRAATH, from the coding sequence ATGCACACCTGTCGCAACTGCAACCAGTCCTTCCAGACGGAGCTTGCCCTCGAATTACACCGCGATACGTGCAAAAAGGGACAGCTTTTCTGTCAAGTATGTGGCGACCGGTTCCGGGAAGGCGATGCGACCCAGGACGGATGGCACTACGAATGTCCGAACGACGAGTGTGAGGGCGACGGACTGCAAGAGGACCTGTATCGCGTCGACGACGTCCGCGCAGCGACTCACTGA
- a CDS encoding DUF5805 domain-containing protein, translating to MSDSADTERTTVKTYVPSYQKSEWQSHADDLGMSQAEFVRTMVQAGRAGFDTDYEEPHSPDPDPGGNALETRVLKLLESDTYSWEELLEAVSDDVESRLDQTLEELQANNRVRYSGRHGGYTAVDGGVDGD from the coding sequence ATGAGCGATTCGGCGGACACCGAACGAACCACCGTCAAAACCTACGTCCCGTCCTACCAGAAATCTGAATGGCAGTCTCACGCCGACGATCTGGGGATGAGTCAGGCCGAGTTCGTTCGAACGATGGTGCAGGCCGGCCGAGCGGGGTTCGATACCGATTACGAGGAACCCCATTCTCCGGACCCAGACCCCGGGGGTAACGCCCTCGAAACAAGGGTCCTCAAATTACTCGAGTCTGACACGTATTCCTGGGAGGAACTCCTCGAAGCGGTGTCGGACGATGTCGAATCTCGCCTGGACCAGACGCTCGAGGAACTCCAGGCGAACAACCGAGTTCGATACAGCGGACGCCACGGCGGGTACACCGCCGTCGACGGTGGTGTCGATGGCGACTGA
- a CDS encoding tyrosine-type recombinase/integrase — MATERGTDVPTDVTDPIAYFLDDQRYHGKSERTLEAYERVLRRFEAFVSERFDVDRVGAAQRRECMAWIHSLRGGFEPSTIATYASYLNRFYDYMNRVGVFDDNPMALVMEELSESIDTNPTRRDISVPEMRAFVAAVDHPLERAVVVTLLKTGMRVGECCNLDLQDLNLEAPEIDREWDPRVGLERRPSSVFVAAAPARGATVNGEERTASNKRKRDTVVPVDDELRRSLLEWLAIRPDPVSDADPLFLDTGESWGERLTPSDVRYIVEKHARERGWYRTGGGTQENVTPHYFRHFFTTHLRDRTGDRGIVQYLRGDVAGDVIDTYTHNWGDRVRETYLEHIYAVSQ, encoded by the coding sequence ATGGCGACTGAACGCGGGACCGATGTCCCGACGGACGTCACGGATCCGATCGCGTACTTCCTCGACGACCAGCGATATCACGGCAAGAGCGAACGGACGCTCGAGGCCTACGAGCGCGTTCTCCGACGGTTCGAGGCGTTCGTGAGCGAACGCTTCGACGTCGATCGGGTGGGGGCGGCCCAGCGACGGGAGTGCATGGCCTGGATTCACTCCCTTCGAGGCGGGTTCGAGCCGAGCACGATCGCGACCTACGCCTCGTATCTCAACCGGTTTTACGACTACATGAACCGCGTCGGAGTCTTCGACGACAACCCGATGGCCCTGGTGATGGAGGAGCTGTCCGAATCGATCGACACGAACCCGACGAGACGGGATATCTCGGTGCCGGAGATGCGGGCGTTCGTCGCCGCGGTTGACCATCCGTTAGAGCGCGCCGTCGTCGTCACGCTGTTGAAAACGGGGATGCGTGTCGGCGAATGCTGTAACCTCGATTTGCAGGATCTGAACCTCGAGGCGCCGGAAATCGACCGCGAGTGGGACCCCCGCGTCGGGCTTGAGCGGCGGCCCTCGTCAGTGTTCGTCGCCGCGGCACCCGCTCGCGGCGCGACCGTCAACGGCGAGGAGCGAACGGCGTCGAACAAACGCAAGCGAGATACCGTCGTCCCCGTGGACGACGAACTTCGACGGTCGCTCCTCGAGTGGCTGGCGATCCGCCCGGACCCAGTTTCGGACGCCGACCCGCTCTTCCTCGACACCGGTGAGTCGTGGGGCGAGCGCCTGACGCCGTCGGACGTGCGCTATATCGTCGAGAAACACGCTCGAGAGCGCGGCTGGTACCGAACCGGCGGCGGGACACAGGAGAACGTCACTCCCCACTATTTCCGGCACTTTTTCACGACCCACCTGCGGGATCGAACGGGTGACCGCGGGATCGTCCAGTATCTTCGGGGAGATGTGGCCGGCGACGTGATCGACACCTACACTCACAACTGGGGTGATCGCGTTCGAGAGACGTACCTCGAGCACATCTACGCTGTCAGTCAGTAA
- a CDS encoding ArsR/SmtB family transcription factor: MSEREVPTNQRTAAQDRIESDLLEGTLDLEREANRLSVMGEPTRFTILYLLSEEGQVRSGELAELLDRRQNDLYHHLNALEDAGLVGKFRDGGSRVYELSPLAEGFVPRIFDAVNARAEAV; this comes from the coding sequence ATGAGCGAACGAGAGGTCCCGACGAACCAGCGAACCGCTGCCCAGGACCGCATCGAGTCGGATCTCCTCGAGGGGACACTCGACCTCGAGCGGGAAGCCAACCGACTGTCGGTGATGGGTGAGCCGACCCGATTTACGATTCTGTATCTGCTTTCCGAGGAGGGACAGGTGCGAAGTGGCGAACTAGCGGAATTGCTCGACCGTCGGCAGAACGACCTGTATCACCACCTCAACGCGCTCGAAGATGCGGGACTGGTCGGCAAGTTCCGCGACGGCGGGAGTCGCGTCTACGAACTGTCGCCGCTCGCGGAGGGGTTCGTCCCGCGAATCTTCGACGCGGTGAACGCTCGCGCCGAAGCCGTCTAA